A genomic window from Glycine max cultivar Williams 82 chromosome 17, Glycine_max_v4.0, whole genome shotgun sequence includes:
- the PTI1B gene encoding Pti1 kinase-like protein yields MGCFGFCKGDDSVTVADRGPFMQSTPTGNPSYHGRHTAVTAPRTINFQPIAVPSITVDELKSLTDNFGSKYFIGEGAYGKVYQATLKNGHAVVIKKLDSSNQPEQEFLSQVSIVSRLKHENVVELVNYCVDGPFRALAYEYAPKGSLHDILHGRKGVKGAQPGPVLSWAQRVKIAVGAARGLEYLHEKAEIHIIHRYIKSSNILLFDDDVAKVADFDLSNQAPDAAARLHSTRVLGTFGYHAPEYAMTGQLTSKSDVYSFGVILLELLTGRKPVDHTLPRGQQSLVTWATPKLSEDKVKQCVDVRLKGEYPSKSVAKMAAVAALCVQYEAEFRPNMSIIVKALQPLLNTRSVHSKEAPKM; encoded by the exons ATGGGTTGCTTTGGCTTCTGCAAAGGAGATGATAGTGTTACAGTTGCTGACAGAGGACCTTTCATGCAAAGCACTCCTACTG GGAACCCCAGTTATCATGGAAGACACACAGCAGTAACTGCTCCTCGGACTATAAATTTTCAACCTATTGCTGTCCCTTCCATCACAGTAGATGAATTGAAGTCTTTGACAGATAATTTTGGCTCAAAATATTTCATTGGTGAGGGTGCATATGGGAAAGTATATCAAGCCACATTGAAAAATGGGCATGCAGTAGTAATAAAAAAGTTAGATTCCAGTAATCAGCCAGAGCAGGAATTTCTTTCTCAG GTCTCCATCGTATCAAGGCTAAAGCATGAAAACGTTGTCGAGCTTGTTAACTATTGTGTTGATGGTCCTTTCCGTGCCCTTGCCTACGAGTATGCTCCTAAAGGATCCCTTCACGATATTCTACATG GACGCAAAGGTGTCAAGGGTGCACAACCTGGTCCAGTTCTCTCATGGGCTCAGAGAGTTAAAATTGCTGTTGGAGCAGCCAGGGGACTTGAATATCTTCATGAAAAGGCAGAGATTCATATCATCCATCGTTACATTAAGTCTAGTAACATACttctttttgatgatgatgttgcAAAGGTTGCTGATTTTGATTTGTCAAATCAAGCCCCTGATGCAGCAGCACGTCTTCATTCTACTCGTGTTCTTGGGACCTTTGGTTATCATGCTCCAGA ATATGCAATGACTGGACAACTCACTTCAAAAAGTGATGTTTATAGCTTTGGAGTTATACTGCTGGAACTCTTAACGGGGCGTAAACCAGTGGATCATACACTGCCACGAGGACAGCAAAGCCTTGTGACTTGG GCAACACCAAAGCTTAGTGAAGATAAGGTGAAGCAGTGTGTTGATGTTAGACTAAAGGGAGAGTACCCTTCAAAATCAGTTGCAAAG ATGGCTGCTGTTGCTGCATTGTGTGTGCAATATGAAGCTGAGTTTCGACCAAATATGAGCATTATAGTGAAAGCTCTACAGCCTCTACTGAATACTCGTTCTGTTCACTCAAAGGAAGCACCCAAGATGtaa